The genome window GGTAGAGTCTGGCGTCCGATTCATCCCGGTAGGGTTAAGCCGAGAGGATCGAGTCATGGTCCCTTCCGGATACCTCACCCAGGTGGTGATCCGGTGGGGAGATCCCATTACCGCAGATGCACCGCCCTACGATCCGCGGCGCCAGACTGCAGAGGCTCAGGCACGTCAGTTTGGATACAACTGTGACTACGTCACTTTTCTGCCTTTGCCTCCAGGGTCTCGAGCCGCTGGCCAGGGCCTCCTGTGGGTGAACCATGAGTATACCAATCCGGAGTTGATGTTCTCTGAATATCCTGTAGGGCGTCCCACACGGGAGATGGTGGATGTGGAACTCGCTGCGCATGGAGGCTCTGTGGTGGAGGTTCGTCAGGCCTCCGACGGCTCCTGGACGTACCTGCGGGCCTCTCGCTTCAATCGCCGAATTACTGGTGAGACCTTGTGTCTCGTGACCGGACCTGCTGCCGGTCACGAGTGGATGCGCACCCGAGAGGATCCTACGGGGACCCGGGTTCGTGGCACGTTGAACAACTGCGCGGGTGGTGTGACTCCTTGGGGCACGGTGCTCACGTGCGAAGAGAACTTTCATCAATACTTCGGCAATGCAGGTCAGTTGCCTGCAGATGATCCCCGTGCCCGGGTGCATGCCCGCTACGGAATTCCCCGGGGTTCTAGCGAGCGGCGATGGGAACTGCATCATCCGAGGTTCGATGTGGCTCGAGAGCCTAATGAGCCCTTCCGGTTCGGATGGGTGGTGGAGGTAGATCCGTATGATCCCACCTTCGTGCCGCGCAAGCGCACGGCCCTGGGCCGGTTCAAACACGAGGGAGCCACCACCGTGGTCAGCCGGGATCGACGTGTGGTGGTGTACTCTGGAGACGATGAGCGGTTCGAGTATATCTACAAGTTTGTTTCGAGTAAGCCATTCCGCCCAGAGGATCGCGCCCACAACCTCACTCTTCTGGACGAGGGGACGCTGTACGTAGCGAAGTTCT of Armatimonadota bacterium contains these proteins:
- a CDS encoding PhoX family phosphatase; the protein is MGEVLEEALTRREFLRTLLGATIVLGTPAWLGRVAQGAKVESGVRFIPVGLSREDRVMVPSGYLTQVVIRWGDPITADAPPYDPRRQTAEAQARQFGYNCDYVTFLPLPPGSRAAGQGLLWVNHEYTNPELMFSEYPVGRPTREMVDVELAAHGGSVVEVRQASDGSWTYLRASRFNRRITGETLCLVTGPAAGHEWMRTREDPTGTRVRGTLNNCAGGVTPWGTVLTCEENFHQYFGNAGQLPADDPRARVHARYGIPRGSSERRWELHHPRFDVAREPNEPFRFGWVVEVDPYDPTFVPRKRTALGRFKHEGATTVVSRDRRVVVYSGDDERFEYIYKFVSSKPFRPEDRAHNLTLLDEGTLYVAKFYPDGTGEWLPLVFGQGPLTPENGFRSQADVLLNTRGAADLLGATKMDRPEDIEASPVTGTVYVVCTNNDRRTLSQVDPANPRPVNRHGHVLELFEAAGDHTATRFRWQIFLLCGNPKDPDTYFAGYAKERVSPISCPDNIVFDRSGNLWIATDGQPAALGYNDALYVAPVSGPERGRVWQFLSGPVGCEICGPEFTPDFRTLFVAIQHPGEGGTFERPISRWPDGTVPPRPSVVAVRHREGREIGT